A single Pseudochaenichthys georgianus chromosome 10, fPseGeo1.2, whole genome shotgun sequence DNA region contains:
- the sfxn5b gene encoding sideroflexin-5b produces MAESAACPAFQLGRPRYEQGSFLGRLRHFADIIDPSTLFVSEQRLKECLKLLDDYKHGELPPGVSDGQLWEAQKIKQAIIHPDTGEKIFMPLRMSGYVPFGTPIVIGLLLPSQTVVSTIIWQWLNQSHNACVNYANRNATKPTPTSKFLQGYVGAVTSAVSIAVGLNVLIKKANRLSPATRMIIQRLVPFPAVASANICNVGLMRHNELSEGIDVLDNNGKVVGSSKIAARHAITETAFTRVVLPMPIFILPPIIMSYLERLRFLQRNRRLLLPVHSLVCLLTFSLSLPLAISLFPQMSQIEVSCLEPEIAMATDCKMVTYNKGL; encoded by the exons ATGGCGGAATCTGCAGCATGTCCTGCCTTCCAGCTCGGGAGACCGCGATACGAGCAG GGCTCATTTCTGGGTCGGCTAAGACACTTTGCGGACATCATTGACCCCAGCACCCTGTTTGTGTCCGAG CAACGATTGAAAGAATGCTTGAAACTCCTCGATGACTACAAACATGGCGAGCTTCCACCGGGAGTGTCTGATGGTCAG CTGTGGGAAGCCCAGAAGATCAAGCAG GCTATCATTCATCCAGACACAGGGGAGAAGATCTTCATGCCATTACGAATGTCAG GTTATGTGCCATTTGGAACACCGATT GTCATTGGCCTTCTTCTCCCAAGTCAGACTGTGGTGTCTACCATTATATGGCAG TGGCTGAACCAGAGTCATAATGCCTGTGTGAACTATGCAAACCGCAACGCCACAAAG CCTACGCCAACATCCAAGTTTCTTCAAGGCTATGTAGGAGCTGTGACCAGCGCTGTCTCTATTGCA GTGGGACTGAATGTTCTGATTAAGAAGGCCAACAGGCTGAGTCCTGCCACCAGGATGATCATTCAGAGGCTCGTCCCCTTCCCAGCTGTAG CCAGTGCAAACATCTGTAATGTGGGCCTGATGAGACACAACGAGCTATCTGAAGGCATTGATGTGTTGGACAACAATGGCAAAGTGGTGGGATcctcaaagattgctgcaagaCAT GCGATCACGGAGACCGCCTTCACACGTGTGGTCCTCCCGATGCCAATCTTCATCCTGCCTCCCATCATCATGTCCTACCTAGAGAG GCTGCGATTCCTGCAGAGAAACCGCAGATTGTTGCTGCCCGTCCACAGCCTCGTGTGCCTGCTCACCTTCAGCCTCTCGCTGCCTCTGGCCATCAGCCTGTTCCCCCAGATGTCTCAG ATTGAAGTGTCTTGCCTGGAGCCGGAGATCGCTATGGCAACAGATTGCAAGATGGTGACCTACAACAAGGGTCTATGA